From a single Calonectris borealis chromosome 19, bCalBor7.hap1.2, whole genome shotgun sequence genomic region:
- the RAD51C gene encoding DNA repair protein RAD51 homolog 3 isoform X2: MQRDVGGLPLAPALRARLVAAGFQTAQELLETGPCGLSKEIGISKEEALEALQVVRQECHGDAARTAGGSGATRKCTALELLEEEQAQGFIITFCSALDNILGGGVQLTKITEICGAPGVGKTQLCMQLAVDVQIPECFGGVAGEAVFIDTEGSFMVDRVVDIATACVQHCQLIAEAHQEEDHLKALETFCLESILSHIYYFRCRDYIELLAQVYLLPDFLSEHSKVRLVVVDGIAFPFRHDFEDLSLRTRLLNGLAQQLIIIANDHKSAVVLTNQMTTRIGQSQSILVPALGESWGHAATVRLIFHWDNSQSLMASEMCNLQLSLKMQKILK, translated from the exons ATGCAGCGGGATGTGGGCGGCCTGCCACTGGCCCCCGCGCTGCGGGCCAGGCTCGTCGCCGCTGGCTTCCAGACGgcgcaggagctgctggagaccggcccCTGCGGGCTGAGCAAAG AAATCGGAATCTCCAAAGAAGAGGCACTGGAAGCATTACAGGTTGTGAGGCAGGAGTGTCACGGGGATGCAGCAAGGACTGCTGGGGGATCAGGCGCCACCAGAAAGTGCACGGCACTGGAACTTCTGGAAGAAGAGCAAGCCCAGGGCTTCATCATCACCTTTTGCTCAGCACTAGACAATATTCTGGGAGGTGGTGTGCAACTAACAAAAATCACCGAGATCTGTGGAGCGCCTGGTGTTGGGAAAACACAGCtatg TATGCAGTTGGCAGTAGACGTGCAGATCCCAGAATGCTTTGGAGGCGTAGCTGGAGAAGCTGTGTTCATTGATACCGAAGGAAGTTTTATGGTAGACAGAGTAGTGGATATTGCAACTGCCTGTGTGCAGCATTGCCAGCTTATTGCTGAAGCTCATCAAGAAGAAG ATCATCTAAAAGCTTTGGAGACTTTCTGTCTTGAAAGTATCCTTTCTCACATATATTACTTCCGTTGCCGTGACTACATAGAGCTTCTTGCACAGGTCTACCTCCTCCCAGACTTTCTTTCAGAGCATTCAAAG gTCCGACTAGTGGTAGTTGATGGAATTGCATTTCCTTTTCGCCATGACTTTGAGGACCTCTCGCTTCGGACAAGGCTTTTGAATGGTCTGGCACAACAGCTGATCATCATAGCAAATGATCATAAATCAGCG gTAGTTCTGACAAACCAAATGACAACAAGGATTGGACAAAGCCAGTCCATATTGGTACCTGCTTTAG GGGAAAGCTGGGGACATGCTGCTACTGTCCGTTTAATCTTTCACTGGGACAACAGTCAGAG
- the RAD51C gene encoding DNA repair protein RAD51 homolog 3 isoform X4, whose product MQRDVGGLPLAPALRARLVAAGFQTAQELLETGPCGLSKEIGISKEEALEALQVVRQECHGDAARTAGGSGATRKCTALELLEEEQAQGFIITFCSALDNILGGGVQLTKITEICGAPGVGKTQLCMQLAVDVQIPECFGGVAGEAVFIDTEGSFMVDRVVDIATACVQHCQLIAEAHQEEDHLKALETFCLESILSHIYYFRCRDYIELLAQVYLLPDFLSEHSKVRLVVVDGIAFPFRHDFEDLSLRTRLLNGLAQQLIIIANDHKSAVVLTNQMTTRIGQSQSILVPALAAAVSAKEATTPAGGHCRILYAG is encoded by the exons ATGCAGCGGGATGTGGGCGGCCTGCCACTGGCCCCCGCGCTGCGGGCCAGGCTCGTCGCCGCTGGCTTCCAGACGgcgcaggagctgctggagaccggcccCTGCGGGCTGAGCAAAG AAATCGGAATCTCCAAAGAAGAGGCACTGGAAGCATTACAGGTTGTGAGGCAGGAGTGTCACGGGGATGCAGCAAGGACTGCTGGGGGATCAGGCGCCACCAGAAAGTGCACGGCACTGGAACTTCTGGAAGAAGAGCAAGCCCAGGGCTTCATCATCACCTTTTGCTCAGCACTAGACAATATTCTGGGAGGTGGTGTGCAACTAACAAAAATCACCGAGATCTGTGGAGCGCCTGGTGTTGGGAAAACACAGCtatg TATGCAGTTGGCAGTAGACGTGCAGATCCCAGAATGCTTTGGAGGCGTAGCTGGAGAAGCTGTGTTCATTGATACCGAAGGAAGTTTTATGGTAGACAGAGTAGTGGATATTGCAACTGCCTGTGTGCAGCATTGCCAGCTTATTGCTGAAGCTCATCAAGAAGAAG ATCATCTAAAAGCTTTGGAGACTTTCTGTCTTGAAAGTATCCTTTCTCACATATATTACTTCCGTTGCCGTGACTACATAGAGCTTCTTGCACAGGTCTACCTCCTCCCAGACTTTCTTTCAGAGCATTCAAAG gTCCGACTAGTGGTAGTTGATGGAATTGCATTTCCTTTTCGCCATGACTTTGAGGACCTCTCGCTTCGGACAAGGCTTTTGAATGGTCTGGCACAACAGCTGATCATCATAGCAAATGATCATAAATCAGCG gTAGTTCTGACAAACCAAATGACAACAAGGATTGGACAAAGCCAGTCCATATTGGTACCTGCTTTAG CTGCAGCTGTGTCAGCTAAGGAGGCCACTACCCCTGCTGGAGGTCACTGCCGCATCCTATATGCTGGCTGA
- the RAD51C gene encoding DNA repair protein RAD51 homolog 3 isoform X8, translating to MQRDVGGLPLAPALRARLVAAGFQTAQELLETGPCGLSKEIGISKEEALEALQVVRQECHGDAARTAGGSGATRKCTALELLEEEQAQGFIITFCSALDNILGGGVQLTKITEICGAPGVGKTQLCMQLAVDVQIPECFGGVAGEAVFIDTEGSFMVDRVVDIATACVQHCQLIAEAHQEEDHLKALETFCLESILSHIYYFRCRDYIELLAQVYLLPDFLSEHSKVRLVVVDGIAFPFRHDFEDLSLRTRLLNGLAQQLIIIANDHKSAGKAGDMLLLSV from the exons ATGCAGCGGGATGTGGGCGGCCTGCCACTGGCCCCCGCGCTGCGGGCCAGGCTCGTCGCCGCTGGCTTCCAGACGgcgcaggagctgctggagaccggcccCTGCGGGCTGAGCAAAG AAATCGGAATCTCCAAAGAAGAGGCACTGGAAGCATTACAGGTTGTGAGGCAGGAGTGTCACGGGGATGCAGCAAGGACTGCTGGGGGATCAGGCGCCACCAGAAAGTGCACGGCACTGGAACTTCTGGAAGAAGAGCAAGCCCAGGGCTTCATCATCACCTTTTGCTCAGCACTAGACAATATTCTGGGAGGTGGTGTGCAACTAACAAAAATCACCGAGATCTGTGGAGCGCCTGGTGTTGGGAAAACACAGCtatg TATGCAGTTGGCAGTAGACGTGCAGATCCCAGAATGCTTTGGAGGCGTAGCTGGAGAAGCTGTGTTCATTGATACCGAAGGAAGTTTTATGGTAGACAGAGTAGTGGATATTGCAACTGCCTGTGTGCAGCATTGCCAGCTTATTGCTGAAGCTCATCAAGAAGAAG ATCATCTAAAAGCTTTGGAGACTTTCTGTCTTGAAAGTATCCTTTCTCACATATATTACTTCCGTTGCCGTGACTACATAGAGCTTCTTGCACAGGTCTACCTCCTCCCAGACTTTCTTTCAGAGCATTCAAAG gTCCGACTAGTGGTAGTTGATGGAATTGCATTTCCTTTTCGCCATGACTTTGAGGACCTCTCGCTTCGGACAAGGCTTTTGAATGGTCTGGCACAACAGCTGATCATCATAGCAAATGATCATAAATCAGCG GGGAAAGCTGGGGACATGCTGCTACTGTCCGTTTAA
- the RAD51C gene encoding DNA repair protein RAD51 homolog 3 isoform X7 produces the protein MQRDVGGLPLAPALRARLVAAGFQTAQELLETGPCGLSKEIGISKEEALEALQVVRQECHGDAARTAGGSGATRKCTALELLEEEQAQGFIITFCSALDNILGGGVQLTKITEICGAPGVGKTQLCMQLAVDVQIPECFGGVAGEAVFIDTEGSFMVDRVVDIATACVQHCQLIAEAHQEEDHLKALETFCLESILSHIYYFRCRDYIELLAQVYLLPDFLSEHSKVRLVVVDGIAFPFRHDFEDLSLRTRLLNGLAQQLIIIANDHKSAVVLTNQMTTRIGQSQSILVPALAFP, from the exons ATGCAGCGGGATGTGGGCGGCCTGCCACTGGCCCCCGCGCTGCGGGCCAGGCTCGTCGCCGCTGGCTTCCAGACGgcgcaggagctgctggagaccggcccCTGCGGGCTGAGCAAAG AAATCGGAATCTCCAAAGAAGAGGCACTGGAAGCATTACAGGTTGTGAGGCAGGAGTGTCACGGGGATGCAGCAAGGACTGCTGGGGGATCAGGCGCCACCAGAAAGTGCACGGCACTGGAACTTCTGGAAGAAGAGCAAGCCCAGGGCTTCATCATCACCTTTTGCTCAGCACTAGACAATATTCTGGGAGGTGGTGTGCAACTAACAAAAATCACCGAGATCTGTGGAGCGCCTGGTGTTGGGAAAACACAGCtatg TATGCAGTTGGCAGTAGACGTGCAGATCCCAGAATGCTTTGGAGGCGTAGCTGGAGAAGCTGTGTTCATTGATACCGAAGGAAGTTTTATGGTAGACAGAGTAGTGGATATTGCAACTGCCTGTGTGCAGCATTGCCAGCTTATTGCTGAAGCTCATCAAGAAGAAG ATCATCTAAAAGCTTTGGAGACTTTCTGTCTTGAAAGTATCCTTTCTCACATATATTACTTCCGTTGCCGTGACTACATAGAGCTTCTTGCACAGGTCTACCTCCTCCCAGACTTTCTTTCAGAGCATTCAAAG gTCCGACTAGTGGTAGTTGATGGAATTGCATTTCCTTTTCGCCATGACTTTGAGGACCTCTCGCTTCGGACAAGGCTTTTGAATGGTCTGGCACAACAGCTGATCATCATAGCAAATGATCATAAATCAGCG gTAGTTCTGACAAACCAAATGACAACAAGGATTGGACAAAGCCAGTCCATATTGGTACCTGCTTTAG CCTTCCCCTGA
- the RAD51C gene encoding DNA repair protein RAD51 homolog 3 isoform X5: MQRDVGGLPLAPALRARLVAAGFQTAQELLETGPCGLSKEIGISKEEALEALQVVRQECHGDAARTAGGSGATRKCTALELLEEEQAQGFIITFCSALDNILGGGVQLTKITEICGAPGVGKTQLCMQLAVDVQIPECFGGVAGEAVFIDTEGSFMVDRVVDIATACVQHCQLIAEAHQEEDHLKALETFCLESILSHIYYFRCRDYIELLAQVYLLPDFLSEHSKVRLVVVDGIAFPFRHDFEDLSLRTRLLNGLAQQLIIIANDHKSAVVLTNQMTTRIGQSQSILVPALVSWLPRCATSSCHSKCRRY; encoded by the exons ATGCAGCGGGATGTGGGCGGCCTGCCACTGGCCCCCGCGCTGCGGGCCAGGCTCGTCGCCGCTGGCTTCCAGACGgcgcaggagctgctggagaccggcccCTGCGGGCTGAGCAAAG AAATCGGAATCTCCAAAGAAGAGGCACTGGAAGCATTACAGGTTGTGAGGCAGGAGTGTCACGGGGATGCAGCAAGGACTGCTGGGGGATCAGGCGCCACCAGAAAGTGCACGGCACTGGAACTTCTGGAAGAAGAGCAAGCCCAGGGCTTCATCATCACCTTTTGCTCAGCACTAGACAATATTCTGGGAGGTGGTGTGCAACTAACAAAAATCACCGAGATCTGTGGAGCGCCTGGTGTTGGGAAAACACAGCtatg TATGCAGTTGGCAGTAGACGTGCAGATCCCAGAATGCTTTGGAGGCGTAGCTGGAGAAGCTGTGTTCATTGATACCGAAGGAAGTTTTATGGTAGACAGAGTAGTGGATATTGCAACTGCCTGTGTGCAGCATTGCCAGCTTATTGCTGAAGCTCATCAAGAAGAAG ATCATCTAAAAGCTTTGGAGACTTTCTGTCTTGAAAGTATCCTTTCTCACATATATTACTTCCGTTGCCGTGACTACATAGAGCTTCTTGCACAGGTCTACCTCCTCCCAGACTTTCTTTCAGAGCATTCAAAG gTCCGACTAGTGGTAGTTGATGGAATTGCATTTCCTTTTCGCCATGACTTTGAGGACCTCTCGCTTCGGACAAGGCTTTTGAATGGTCTGGCACAACAGCTGATCATCATAGCAAATGATCATAAATCAGCG gTAGTTCTGACAAACCAAATGACAACAAGGATTGGACAAAGCCAGTCCATATTGGTACCTGCTTTAG